DNA from Rubripirellula lacrimiformis:
AGGGTGTGCCCGGAATCGTCGTGTGCTGTCGTGTTGACGAATTCAATCAACTGGTTCAACCGGTTCGATTGGCCGGGGCGATTTGTCTGCAACCGCTCAGTGAAGAACAGATTCATTTGGCGTTGTCGGATGGTGGGCCAGCCAGCGTGACACTTTCGAAACAACTGGAGCAACATCCCGACCTTCTGAACCTGGCCCGTTCACCGCTGATCTTTGGCATCATGCGGGAGGCGTTCAATGAAGTGGATGCGCAGGAATCGATGCACTTTGAATCCCAACATCAATGTCAGGCGATGGTCTTCGATCGATACATCGATCGAATGATTCGGACTCGATCCAAGGAAACGGACAGCTACACGCCCCAGGAATGTTTGGCGGGACTGCATCGTTTGGCCAAAATCGTTCAATCCAAGCGAGAGTCGATCTTCATGATCGAAAATCTGCAGCCGACGGACCTGACATCGACCTGGTCTCGCTTTGCGTACAGCGTGTCGGTGTCGCTGATTTTTGGAACCCTATCGGGCTTGGTCACCACGATCTTTTTCTGGACGCTGGCCGGCATCAGCGACGATTCCTTCGACGCATTGGAGCACGGGCTGGGATGGTGTGTGACGCCGATGTTGATGGTCTGGTTTGTGGGGGTGGGCCTGTTAGAGCCTTGCTTTGAAGTCCCCAAGGCGGAATTGGCATCGCGGATGGCGGTCGCAGCGCATGGAGTGAAAAAGGCGTTGCTGTTTTTGGCTTTCTGGCTGTTGATGACGCTGGCTGCCTATTCGATCACGCAGCATGTCCCCATGTTTCTGTTGCTGGTGTTCACCGGCGTATTGGCATCGGCGATGGTCGGTGCGTATGGGCGATCCCAAGAAGTGTTTGCCGCGGTTCGTCCGGTCGAGGCCGTCGGGATGTCCATGGGAAACTCGGCGCGTGGCATGTTCGTGGGCATGCTAGTCGGGGTGGGAGTTTGGTTGATTCATGGATTTTGGAACAAAACCAATTTGCACTTTTGGTACCAACCGGAGTGCGCGCCGTCGGTCGGACGCTGGATTTACCTGATCGTGCTAACGACATTGGGGATCGAAGGCGGCGGGATCACCGGCGGTATTGTGCCGGCAACGATCGAAGGCAAAACACGATTGAATCAGGGGATGCGTTTGTCGCTGATCAGCGCCCTGAAAGTGGGCTCCGCGGCCGCGTTGACTCTTGGCGTCACGGTGTACCTGATCTCGATGTTGATTCGCGAGCGGACGACCGCCGATGCCGTATCGCTCGGGTTGTCGATTGGGCTGCTGGCGTTTTTCTGTGTGGGCAGTTGGTTCGGTGGTTTCGAATGGTTGAAACATGTTGTGCTGCGAACCGTGATGCGGTTCAGCGGTCAATTGCCACCTGGGTTGCCGCAATTTCTGCAACAGGCGCGACGCTATCGATTGATGCACCGAGTCGGCGGCGGGTTCATGTTCCTGCACCGTACCTTGCAGGAGCATTTCGCCGCTAGCACGCCCGTGTTCATTGACCGGTCGCGTCCTTCGGACCCGACGCAAGTTCGTCCATGATGAACCGGTCGGCCCGACGCAGTCCAACCGCTCGCGAATGGTTCCACACGCTGCTGACCTGTCCGATGTGTTGAACCAGACTGGGCGACGGATGCCAGATCGGTATATCGTTTTGGATGGCCCAGTACCCGATACGTGTATCGATACCGGCGTTCCCATCGACAACATTCAGTTCGCCCCGATCGGCCGCGTTTAGTAGTTGCCGTGCGACCACCGTTGGGAAGATCATTGCCAGCGCGCCGTATTGCCAAAGGCCGGGATGGGGCCGCCAATGGTTCGTGGATTGCATATCTTCGGTGGATGTGTACAGCGACACGATGCCGGCGCTGTCCTGGGGCCACAGCACCATTTCCACGTATTCGCGGATGCTGGAAACGGCGGGAAACAGCACATCGTCCTGGACGATCATCACCGCGTCGGCGTCGGCATCGGCGTCGGCATCGGGGGCATCGCTTAGCATCGTGCGGAGTGTTTCGCACCAGGCTGGCCAGGCGCCGATCGGGCGGGGGCGTTGGATTCGGACTTGGGATTGTTCGTCCATTGTAAGTTCGACCTCGCCGTCGACGAACAGCATCGGGGCCTGCCAACCGCTGGCGGTGATGCTTTGGATGCACCGCGTCAGTGTCGGTTGGCGTCGCGGTGCCGTGGTCATTCCGACGGTCCACCGGATTCCGCGTGTTGGATCGGCGGGAGGCTTGGTCTGGATGGGAATTGGCAGCGCGGCCGCCAATTCGTCGACCGAAACGTGAACGGGTGAGTGTTCGATTTGGGCGTCATCCACACAGTCGTCTTCGTCGGGATAGACGATGGGCAACTGGTCGATCGCTTGGCGGCACAGCCGGCGAGCCTGGTCTGCGATCGGCCCATCGGGCGACGACTGCAGCAACGTTTCGCCGATCGAGTGGATGATCGACGCGATCACGGGATTCCAGTCCTGGGGGCTGGGCACAAACGACTGGCAACATGCGTGGCAGGTTTCGCGATCGACGGTGGCCGATTCCCCGCTGGCGAAGTCGGCTACGGTCGCGATCAACCCGCAGTGGGCTGTTTCGGAACTTCGATCGTTCGGATCAACGGATTCAATTCGACTGCGATGCGGACAGTCGTCGGCGTGGCGTGGCATGGCTATTCCCACTGGTCAATCGATTGGCCCATGAATTCAAACAGTGCTTCGTTGTGAGGGCGATATCGCTGGCGCAGGATCTCCGCCGTGGGCGAATCCAGTGGTGGGACCGTGTAGGGCCGCATGTGCGATACGATCGTCGGCAACCGCTGTGGTTCCAAGCCCAGGAACTGCAACATCGTATCGAAATGCTGCTGTGGATCCGCATTCCACTGCTCCATCACCATCAGATGGATTTGGGATCGCGGGAAGTGTCGCAGCAGAGAATCGATCTGTTGAAGATACATTCCTCGGTTCAAAATCCCGTACCAACTGGCGCGGGTGGTTTCGAATTCGGCCTGGATGTTGTCTGCGAACGATGCGCCGGGCAGCAGCCAGTCCCAGTCGCGGGATTCGTCAAGTTCCTGCGTGTAATGGTTGAACTGGCTGAAGGCGCGGGCAACAGGGTCTCGAAGCGTCACGATGATCCGTGCATCGGGGATCAACGCAGCCATCCGGGAATGTGCCAGCGGTGAACAGATCATATTGGGGGTGGCGTCGATCCCTTTTCGATCCGGATCGGTGAAATGGCTCTGGTACCAATCGATGCCCCGCGACCAGTGGTCCATGAAAAAGTCGATTTCTTTGACTTCTTTGCCAGTGTCGGGGCTGATCGCCGCTTGCACATCCGGGTGGGCGGTCAGGCAGGCGTGCAGCGTCGAGGTTCCACATTTCTGGGCGCCGGCGATCAATAGACTGGGCATCGGCATGGCGAGTGGAGGTGTCAGGGGATTCGTCCGACTGGACGCAGGTCGGTCGGCAGCGGGGATGGGAGTGCTGGCCGGGTCGGGTGGCAGCATCTTTCTGGCCGGGTGGCCGCCGTATCATAGCCGCCGCGAATCGCGTCTTGGTCGCCGGGAATGGTGGTCGGCGAGAGTCGGGAAAAATGGTAGAGTCGGTGCTTCGAACTGGATTTCTTCCGACCCCCTTTGGCCAACTTCCCTGATGACCGTCGATACCTACGCGATTTGCCCCTGTGGAAGCGGCAAAAAGATCAAATTCTGCAAGTGTAAAGATTCTGTCCACGAGCTTGACGAAGTCATGAACATGATCGAGGGGGGGCAGGTTGTCCCGTCACTCGATCGCTTGTCGAGCATCCTTGCCGAAAACCCCGATGCAGCTTGGGCGTTGGCGGTCCGCGGGCGGTTGTTGTTGGATCTTCGCGAGTACGATTCGTTGGCCGAGAATGCCGAGCGATTCATTCGGTTGCAGCCCAGCAACCCGTTGGCGCTGACGCAGTTTGCCGCCGCACTGCTGTTCAAGGGGCAGCCCGAAAAAGCAACCGCAAAGATGCTGGAGGCGCTGACCGAAAGTGGCCGCGACGTAGACGCCTTTGTGTTGGACGTGTCGTCGGTCCTGGCCTATTCGCTAGCCCAGGGCGGCCTGTTCCTGACCGCGCGTGTCTACGCCACCTTGGCCATGATGGCGTCTGGCTACCAGGGCGGCCAAACCGCGATGACCGTGCTGCGACAATTGAATTCGGCACCGTCGATCAGCCAGTTGATGAAGGCGGTTCCCGAACCGATCCAGCGTCCCGAAGATGCGGAATGGGGCGAACGGTTCGACGAAGCATCCACGTTGCTGCGAAGCAATAAAGTGATTCTGGCAGAATCCAAGTTCGAATCTTTGCGTCGAAGCGTGCCGCAGCAGCCTGCGATTTTGCTTGGACTGCTGACCTGTGCCATTTGGCGAGGCGATGCCGACGCACAGTCCGATCTGCTGAAGAAATTGTCCACCTGCGAATCGTTGGACTTCGAACAACGAGCTCGATTCTTGGCGATGTCGGCATTGGCCAAGCCAGGTGCCCCGGACGCTTCGGTCGAAACGTTGACGTTGTCAGCCGACATCGACCAAGCCGACGAAGTCGAAATGGCTCTGATGTCCAACGCTCGCTTCGTGGCACTGCCCGCCGACCTGTTGCAGGGCATGCGAACCAGCGAAGACGATGTGCCGCCCAAGTCAGGGTTCCAAATTTTGGATCGCGACAAACCGGAATCCTTGGACAAGTTGCCGGCCGTTGATGATGTGCCCGAAGCCATCGCAATGGTCTTTGTCTATGGTCGCCAAACCGATCGCGCCGCCCGAATCGAAGCGGTCGAAGTTCGCCGCGATATCGTCGACGAAGTACGATCACGCATCGATGCCGAAGTCAGCGGATTGACCTGGACCGAAAACCAAGGCGATCCATTGCCGCTGTTGGTCGCCTGCCAGCCAGCGATCGCGATGCTGCGTTTCCAAGCAAAGCCCGCGGAAGCCGAAAAGCTGCAGAACGAACTGACCGAGACCCGCATGGCGGATGCGATCCTGTCGTTGAAACTGCCGTTGCTAGGCGGATCTTCGCTACGAGATTTGGTCGGTGATGAATCGAAACTGCTGGAACGGACCGCCGTCGTCCGTCTGGTGCAACAGTTCGATGCGATCGTTTCGAAGAGCGAATCGGTGGTCGCGTCGGTGATCGAACAAGCCGGCCTGAAAGCGCCGGACCCGATCAAGCCTAGCGATGATGATATCGAATCGGTCGCAAACGAAGACTTGAACCTGGTCGATCCATCGGGTTTGAATTCCGAGTCGTTGATCTATCTGTTGCAACGCGCCCAGCAAGTCTCGGCGACGCCTGCCACGCGTCGATTGGCGGGACGTCTGATTGACGCGGAACTGACCGAAGAACAGCAACCGGCCAAACTGCTGGCGTACATGTCGCTGGTCAACGCGGCCGAAAACAGCTCGGAAGCGTTGGAGTTGTTGGAGAAAGCCAAAGAGTTTGCGGTCAGCAAGGGAATCCCGACTTCCAATCTGTTGCTCAGCGAAGTCGGATTGCGATTGTCGGCCGGCGACGGTCCCGGTTTCCAAAGCACGCTGCAGAAATTGACGACCGAATACGGGAACGAACCTGAGGTCATGGCACGTTTGCAACAACTGTTGATGCAATACGGTCTGATCAATCCAGACGGATCGCCCCGCGGTGGTGGTCCCCCACCCGGACCACAAGGTGGCGGCGGATCCCAAGGCGGTTTGTGGACTCCCGACGGTGGCGGTGCACCTGCTGGGCCAGCACCCGAAGAAGGCGGTGGTGGCGGCAGCAAGTTGTGGGTTCCAGGAATGGACTGATTCCTCGTTGGTCACCGTTCCAGGCATCCGCCCGTAGCGAAAGTGATCAACGGTTTGTCGATAGAGTGAGCCGCGACGCGTAGGCGGCCGGGAATCCCCCGCGAATGCCAGTGGCCTCCCGGCCAGCGGTCGACCTTGCCCGCGGCGGACGCCCCAATTTTTCGTCGTAACGATCCGGGCCGCGCTGCCCAGCAGTTCGGTCCACTTTCAAAGGTGTAACTGTGACGCTGGGCGTATCGAAAGTGGACGATCAGTTCATGCAGGCCGCATTGGATTTGGCACGGTCCGGCCAAGGGCATGTCGAGCCCAATCCGATGGTAGGGTGCGTGATCGTTCGCGATGGCTGCGTGGTCGGACAAGGTTTCCACGGGCAGTTCGGTGGCCCGCACGCCGAGGTTGCTGCGATTCGCTCGCTTGCAAATCCGGCCGATGCACGCGGCGCGACCGCCTATGTGACTTTGGAACCATGCTGTCACTTCGGGAAGACACCCCCCTGTGCCGACGCGCTGATCGAGGTGGGGGTTGGGCGAGTGGTGGTCGCGATGGAGGATCCGTTCGACCAAGTTTCGGGCGGCGGAATCGCTAAGCTGCGCGCCGCCGGGATCGAGGTAACGGTGGGCACGCGATGTGCCGAGGCTGGGGACTTGAACGCGCCGTTCCTGAAGCGTGTGCAATCCGGATTGCCATGGGTGATCGCAAAATGGGCCATGACGATCGATGGTCGCATTGCCACCGTTGGCGGCGAAAGCCAGTGGATCACCGGTGCGTCGTCACGAGCCGAAGTTCATCGCTTGCGCGGGCGAGTGGACGCCATCGTGGTTGGCATGGGAACCGTGGTCGCAGACGATCCGACGTTGACCGCACGACCGGCCGGGCCGCGGGCCGCCGATCGCGTCGTGTACTGCCGAAATCGGTTGCCCAGTCTGGATAGCAACCTGGTTCGGACCGCCAAGGACCATCGATTGATCCTTGTCGTTGGCCCGGAAATCGATCGCCAATCTCTCGATCAAGTCCGGGCGGCGGGTGCCGAAATCATGCCGGTCGATGCTGTTGATTTGGCTGCCATGGCCAGGGCCGGCATCCAAGCGATCGGGGAAAGCGGCGCGACAAACGTGATGTTAGAAGGCGGCAGCGAACTTTTGGGAAGTTTTTTTTTAGCGTCTCTGATCGACGAATGTCACGTTTACGTCGGTGCCAAGGCCTTCGGCGGTGCGGCGGCTCCGGGGCCCGTGGGCGGCATTGGGGTCGCGGAAATTGCCCAGGCGACGAACTTCAAACTGCGGGCGATGGATCAATTCGATGACGATGTGCGGCTGATTTACCGCCGATTCGCCGATTGATTCTGAAGCATTTACGGGAAGTCCCCTTCATTTCTTCGCGAAATTTTGGCGATACTTGCTGTTGGACTCGTCGGCCTGCCCGATGAGGGTCGGCCCATGCGTCCACCATACCAATCGTACCCAAGCTGCTTGATTGCGGCTCCCGAATGATTCGGGGAAAGTGAGGGTTCAGGGATGAGGTGGCGTTTGCTGTTCGCCTTAATCGGCTTGTCCATTACGGGCGTGACGTCTTTTGCACAAAGACCGCCCGGGGCTGAGGGTCTCGAATCGGATCGAGCGAGTCCCAGTGACGCCGGCTTCTTTGGCGGCGCCGGGGTTGCCCGGTTCCAACTGATCCAAGGGCGTCTTTGCCTGGATCCGCCTCGGCACCGAAAGGGATCTCAAAAGTTCCAAGCTGCCGATGTCTACGAGAGTATCACCGTTTCGGCCGAACGTGGTATTCCATCTTTGCACTACGTCTATCAGTCGCCGCATCAGCACCTGATCGTGAACGTCAAAGATGCAGATCGGGTGCGGCTCGAATCTTGGTTGCCCGGCGAATCGCAGCGAGCAGTGATTCACCACAGTCGGCGCGGTCCGATTGTTTGGGAGTCTGTGACCGGTGATCCAAGTCGCGGTGATGGGAGTGACAGTGACGCACGTCACCGAGTGACCGGGACAACCTTCTTGCATTTGCGACAGCGGTCGCCCGCACAATTCGACAAACACTTTGGCGAATTGATTCAGCGGATTCTTCAAGGCACTTCGCTAGCTCAGGTGGCCGAACAAGCCCAGCAGGTCATGTTGGGAAACTGCCGCAGCAACGGCCCCCAGTTCCGTCGGGGCGACGTTGACAAGCAAGTCCAGAAGTTGAGATCGCCCAGACGCCAGACTCGCGCGATCGCTCAACGCCAGTTGCTGTTGTGGGGCACGCCGGTGGTCGCTGTGCTGGATTCGATACCAGCGACAAATCTTGACGCAGAACAGCGTGATCGACTGCGTACCGTCCGTGATCATCTGCGCACGCCTATTCCCGATACGCCACGATCATTGGCAAAGCTGTTGATCAACGATCCTGGATATTGGGCGGTGATCGCAGACGATCTACCCGCGTCGGACCGTCATTTGGCGCAGTCTCGATTCCAGCAAATGGAATGGTCGGTATCGTTCGAACCCGTCGATCGATTAGCCATCGCCGACCCGGATCCCGACCGGCGAATCGCAACCGCACCACGCTGACTCTCACTCGTTCCCCGTAGTGGGATTCGCCAGAATTGCTTGACGTCCAATTGATCGCTCGGGGAACTCTGGCGAATCCCACGACGTTGCGACTTGAACTTTCGAAGGCGGATGGACGCGATGGGGTCGGCAGCGACGTGCAATGGTTGAGGTTAGAATGACGACCGGTAAAGTTCAGTTCATACTTCTATTTCGTTGAGCTCACGGCAATGGAACCGCATCGAACAACGCTGCTTGGCACGCTGGCCACTGTCCTGATGGCCCTTTCGCCTTGTTCGGCGGTCGCTCAAGGTGTTGCCAATGAGGATCCGGTTCAAACGGAACCGTTCGCCTACTCGAGTGCC
Protein-coding regions in this window:
- a CDS encoding sulfotransferase family protein, whose translation is MLPPDPASTPIPAADRPASSRTNPLTPPLAMPMPSLLIAGAQKCGTSTLHACLTAHPDVQAAISPDTGKEVKEIDFFMDHWSRGIDWYQSHFTDPDRKGIDATPNMICSPLAHSRMAALIPDARIIVTLRDPVARAFSQFNHYTQELDESRDWDWLLPGASFADNIQAEFETTRASWYGILNRGMYLQQIDSLLRHFPRSQIHLMVMEQWNADPQQHFDTMLQFLGLEPQRLPTIVSHMRPYTVPPLDSPTAEILRQRYRPHNEALFEFMGQSIDQWE
- a CDS encoding tetratricopeptide repeat protein, which gives rise to MTVDTYAICPCGSGKKIKFCKCKDSVHELDEVMNMIEGGQVVPSLDRLSSILAENPDAAWALAVRGRLLLDLREYDSLAENAERFIRLQPSNPLALTQFAAALLFKGQPEKATAKMLEALTESGRDVDAFVLDVSSVLAYSLAQGGLFLTARVYATLAMMASGYQGGQTAMTVLRQLNSAPSISQLMKAVPEPIQRPEDAEWGERFDEASTLLRSNKVILAESKFESLRRSVPQQPAILLGLLTCAIWRGDADAQSDLLKKLSTCESLDFEQRARFLAMSALAKPGAPDASVETLTLSADIDQADEVEMALMSNARFVALPADLLQGMRTSEDDVPPKSGFQILDRDKPESLDKLPAVDDVPEAIAMVFVYGRQTDRAARIEAVEVRRDIVDEVRSRIDAEVSGLTWTENQGDPLPLLVACQPAIAMLRFQAKPAEAEKLQNELTETRMADAILSLKLPLLGGSSLRDLVGDESKLLERTAVVRLVQQFDAIVSKSESVVASVIEQAGLKAPDPIKPSDDDIESVANEDLNLVDPSGLNSESLIYLLQRAQQVSATPATRRLAGRLIDAELTEEQQPAKLLAYMSLVNAAENSSEALELLEKAKEFAVSKGIPTSNLLLSEVGLRLSAGDGPGFQSTLQKLTTEYGNEPEVMARLQQLLMQYGLINPDGSPRGGGPPPGPQGGGGSQGGLWTPDGGGAPAGPAPEEGGGGGSKLWVPGMD
- a CDS encoding NACHT domain-containing protein produces the protein MNRSTRPIVLLAFADPRRDLDNLKKESSGIRDLFWRFDDVVEVIILDHPTLMQITQTFQRYRNRIVAFHYGGHANGMELLLEDVQGDTQVAGALGFAQLLGHQSGLKLVFLNGCSTEGQAEGLRAADVPCVIATSRAINDEVATQFAIVFYGALASGADIQAAFGEASATTQSAHGDQTRGLYARKFLDQQPAGIVLPLPWNLHSHQDRINDWTFDLESRRRRRGAKGDTAAETAMVRHLQTLLDRVKQFWVTGLLDSSLQRSERIELAMADCSDVVADSWNSVDVGALPTTDFVESGDRIMDVFQRTRQSLMILGHPGAGKTTALLELTAGLVDWCETESDQPVPVVLHLSTWNSKFGSLVDWIEDEMSRKYHVASKHGRRFVDTEQLILMLDGLDETAENLRDGCVEAINDFLDHQGVPGIVVCCRVDEFNQLVQPVRLAGAICLQPLSEEQIHLALSDGGPASVTLSKQLEQHPDLLNLARSPLIFGIMREAFNEVDAQESMHFESQHQCQAMVFDRYIDRMIRTRSKETDSYTPQECLAGLHRLAKIVQSKRESIFMIENLQPTDLTSTWSRFAYSVSVSLIFGTLSGLVTTIFFWTLAGISDDSFDALEHGLGWCVTPMLMVWFVGVGLLEPCFEVPKAELASRMAVAAHGVKKALLFLAFWLLMTLAAYSITQHVPMFLLLVFTGVLASAMVGAYGRSQEVFAAVRPVEAVGMSMGNSARGMFVGMLVGVGVWLIHGFWNKTNLHFWYQPECAPSVGRWIYLIVLTTLGIEGGGITGGIVPATIEGKTRLNQGMRLSLISALKVGSAAALTLGVTVYLISMLIRERTTADAVSLGLSIGLLAFFCVGSWFGGFEWLKHVVLRTVMRFSGQLPPGLPQFLQQARRYRLMHRVGGGFMFLHRTLQEHFAASTPVFIDRSRPSDPTQVRP
- the ribD gene encoding bifunctional diaminohydroxyphosphoribosylaminopyrimidine deaminase/5-amino-6-(5-phosphoribosylamino)uracil reductase RibD, coding for MTLGVSKVDDQFMQAALDLARSGQGHVEPNPMVGCVIVRDGCVVGQGFHGQFGGPHAEVAAIRSLANPADARGATAYVTLEPCCHFGKTPPCADALIEVGVGRVVVAMEDPFDQVSGGGIAKLRAAGIEVTVGTRCAEAGDLNAPFLKRVQSGLPWVIAKWAMTIDGRIATVGGESQWITGASSRAEVHRLRGRVDAIVVGMGTVVADDPTLTARPAGPRAADRVVYCRNRLPSLDSNLVRTAKDHRLILVVGPEIDRQSLDQVRAAGAEIMPVDAVDLAAMARAGIQAIGESGATNVMLEGGSELLGSFFLASLIDECHVYVGAKAFGGAAAPGPVGGIGVAEIAQATNFKLRAMDQFDDDVRLIYRRFAD